The following proteins are encoded in a genomic region of Corallococcus silvisoli:
- a CDS encoding CCA tRNA nucleotidyltransferase yields MIANLHDADIPKPVLEVITRLRELGHATYLVGGCVRDMVRKVHPKDFDVATSALPEEVQRAFRKVIPTGIQHGTVTVVTGGNHVEVTTFRSEGDYLDGRRPSSVSFERDIVKDLSRRDFTINAMAYNPLDRELVDPFGGQVDLPAKLIRCVGSALERFSEDGLRPLRAVRFAAVLGFTLDPATREAIPATLAVFRKVALERVREELLKLLMSPRAETGLHLLADTGLLEVFLPEVAHADADAARLARAAVQAAPLDADLRVATLLADLVPGPQARELCLRLKFPNKSADLVGLLVEHAKLETRLADPDPALRRLLARVGPPQLPALLSVARARVQVRTPEQLPALEALASRLEALAAAKPPLSAKELALTGGDIMKALGIGPSPKVGEATRYLVETVLDDPSLNTADALRDRLAAWAVRGA; encoded by the coding sequence ATGATCGCCAACCTCCACGACGCCGACATCCCGAAGCCCGTGCTCGAAGTCATCACCCGCCTGCGCGAGCTGGGCCACGCCACCTACCTGGTCGGTGGCTGCGTGCGGGACATGGTCCGCAAGGTCCACCCGAAGGACTTCGACGTCGCCACCAGCGCGCTGCCCGAGGAGGTCCAGCGCGCCTTTCGCAAGGTCATCCCCACGGGCATCCAGCACGGCACCGTCACGGTCGTCACCGGCGGCAATCACGTGGAGGTGACGACGTTCCGCTCGGAAGGCGACTACCTGGACGGACGGCGCCCCAGCTCCGTGTCCTTCGAGCGGGACATCGTCAAGGACCTCTCCCGCCGCGACTTCACCATCAACGCCATGGCGTACAACCCGCTCGACCGCGAGCTGGTGGATCCGTTCGGCGGTCAGGTGGACCTTCCGGCGAAGCTCATCCGGTGCGTGGGGTCCGCGCTGGAGCGCTTCTCCGAGGACGGCCTGCGCCCCCTGCGCGCCGTGCGCTTCGCCGCGGTGCTGGGCTTCACGTTGGATCCCGCCACCCGCGAAGCCATCCCCGCCACCCTGGCCGTCTTCCGCAAGGTCGCGCTGGAGCGCGTGCGCGAGGAGCTCCTCAAGCTGCTCATGTCCCCCCGCGCCGAGACGGGGCTGCACCTGCTCGCGGACACCGGCCTGCTGGAGGTCTTCCTTCCCGAGGTGGCCCACGCGGACGCGGACGCCGCCCGGCTCGCCCGCGCCGCCGTGCAGGCCGCGCCGCTGGACGCGGACCTGCGCGTGGCCACGCTGCTCGCGGATCTGGTCCCCGGCCCCCAGGCCCGAGAGCTGTGCCTGCGGCTGAAGTTCCCCAACAAGTCCGCCGACCTGGTGGGCCTGCTCGTCGAACACGCGAAGCTGGAGACGCGGCTCGCGGATCCGGATCCCGCCCTGCGCCGGCTGCTCGCGCGCGTGGGCCCGCCGCAGCTCCCCGCGCTGCTCTCCGTGGCCAGGGCCCGCGTCCAGGTCCGGACGCCGGAGCAGCTCCCCGCGCTGGAGGCGCTGGCGTCGCGGCTGGAGGCGCTCGCCGCCGCGAAGCCGCCCCTGTCCGCGAAGGAGCTGGCGCTCACCGGAGGGGACATCATGAAGGCGCTGGGCATTGGTCCCTCGCCGAAGGTGGGCGAGGCGACGCGATATCTGGTGGAGACGGTGCTCGATGACCC
- a CDS encoding DUF4326 domain-containing protein, with product MSESRTTAVHVHDACEVYVGRAFRAWAKPGPLNPVPGRFGNPFKPGGVKTWKAMLRTYFEPWLAALPADDAARIREDAQRRMAPGPDAFESFRWYLHLRTRHDPDFLRDMRTLRGKRLGCWCKPGPCHADVLAEWLDSSPAR from the coding sequence ATGTCCGAATCCCGAACCACCGCGGTGCATGTCCACGACGCCTGCGAGGTCTACGTGGGCCGCGCCTTCCGCGCCTGGGCGAAGCCCGGGCCGCTGAATCCCGTCCCGGGCCGCTTCGGCAACCCGTTCAAGCCCGGAGGCGTGAAGACCTGGAAGGCGATGCTGCGCACCTACTTCGAGCCCTGGTTGGCGGCCCTGCCCGCTGACGACGCCGCGCGGATCCGCGAAGACGCCCAGCGGCGCATGGCGCCAGGGCCGGACGCATTCGAGTCCTTCCGTTGGTACCTGCACCTGCGCACACGGCACGACCCGGACTTCCTGCGCGACATGCGCACGTTGCGCGGCAAGCGGTTGGGGTGCTGGTGCAAGCCGGGCCCGTGTCACGCGGACGTGCTCGCCGAGTGGCTGGATTCAAGTCCCGCCCGGTGA
- a CDS encoding phosphatase domain-containing protein encodes MKYTFVFSTAAALLLFLASRLQGFGWLLLWPAVSFSVVALAYSGVGARAFGKQPDGRMRPWAVFTLLPYLLLTWGTWHLARWLSRERAFDEVVPGVLVGRRLLPGELPVGVVAVLDLTSEFIEPEGIRRACRYVSLPILDASTVPVDQVAPVLRELATLPGPLYIHCAQGHGRTGMIAAALLVARGDAADSRAALARVQQARPAVRLAASQSRALDVLTAALSPTRVTPRDSAGT; translated from the coding sequence ATGAAGTACACGTTTGTCTTTTCGACCGCCGCGGCGCTCCTCCTCTTCCTCGCCTCGCGGCTCCAGGGCTTCGGGTGGCTCCTGCTGTGGCCCGCGGTCAGCTTCTCTGTCGTCGCGCTCGCCTACTCCGGCGTGGGCGCGCGGGCCTTCGGAAAACAGCCGGACGGACGGATGCGGCCGTGGGCCGTGTTCACGCTCCTGCCGTACCTGCTGCTCACCTGGGGCACCTGGCATCTGGCGCGCTGGCTGTCGCGGGAACGGGCCTTCGACGAGGTCGTGCCAGGGGTCCTGGTCGGTCGCCGGCTGTTGCCGGGCGAGTTGCCCGTGGGTGTCGTCGCCGTGCTCGACCTGACCTCCGAGTTCATCGAACCAGAGGGCATCCGCCGGGCCTGCCGCTACGTCTCGCTGCCCATCCTCGACGCCTCGACGGTGCCCGTGGACCAGGTGGCCCCAGTCCTCCGCGAGCTGGCCACCCTGCCGGGACCTCTCTACATCCACTGCGCGCAGGGACATGGGCGCACGGGAATGATCGCCGCCGCGCTCCTCGTGGCCCGAGGCGATGCCGCCGACTCACGGGCGGCGCTCGCGCGGGTTCAACAGGCGAGGCCAGCGGTGCGGCTCGCCGCCTCGCAATCACGCGCGCTCGATGTGCTGACCGCGGCGCTTTCGCCCACCCGGGTCACCCCCCGGGACAGCGCTGGGACATAG